The Pempheris klunzingeri isolate RE-2024b chromosome 15, fPemKlu1.hap1, whole genome shotgun sequence genome contains the following window.
AATAGTCAAAATCTGTGCCGCAGTCTTAAAAGTCCTTAACATGTCCTTACATTTAATGTCAAGCTTGTATTCTATAGTACTCTATGGCTGCCAGCGTCATATTCTATCATATCAAAAGTGGATACAAAGGAACATCTAGTGTTTGATAAAGAACCAACATGCTCTAATCCAACAGCTTTACAATTACAGCATATCCATAACGTTAACATCTCTATTGCCTTAAGGACTTGAAACTTCTTTTGTAAGATTTTACAAACAATGGATTATAGTAACATTTCCTGAATGGCCTTAAATTGACTAATTCACTCAACTCAACACAGTTGGTCTGTaagatattgttttatttcaagcaTATAAAACATCTTATTTCAGGCTTATTAAACCATTTTGTCACAGTGGGAAAAGGATAGGTGTAAGTCATTAGCATAGCTGTTTACTTCAATAAAACTGTTAGTCATTCATGGCACTTTTGCTGTTCCTACAGTGACAAGTCAATGTCTGTTGTGGAAAAGGCTTATTGTATTAATGGAGGGTTTGAGCAGACACACTTCCttattggtaaaaaaaaagcactcaaTTCATTCACCACTCAGCGGAAGAAGTGATTGTTACTCGTGTTTTTATTCAACAGGTCATTGACTGGGAGTTTCAACTCAATACATGTTGGCAGTGACAAAAAGTATTTACACACAGACTTATAACCAGTCACACCAACAATCCATCCATGATCTGACATAAACGACATGGACAAAACCGACAAAAAACCGAAaagttaacatgtacaaacagaGGTGTCTGATTTGTAAATCGATTATGGGGCATTTTCTAGTTGGAGAACCAGAATTTACTGCAAAGCTGTAAACTCAAAACCAGATCCATGGAAACGCACATCAGGACACCTTCGGACACCCGTGAAACTGAGATCTCGCAACAGAAAAGCACAGCTTCGTGCTTACAGCTCTGACATATCGTGCATatcgtctctctccctcatcacatctgatgcaaaatgttttgaaatcaaTTTTACTTCAAGAAGACAGCAGATGGAATGTGAAACTTGCACAAATAGCCCTTTACAACTCATCCCAATGaacaaaaatcaaatatgaTTACTTGATGGGATTTTCTCGtaatacaaatgaaacaaatatctTTTGGAATAAGTTGCTCATCTATACAGTAAACTAGTTTAAATCTCCCAAACGCAGGAGGAAACAGTCTTTAGTTTATCGGCTGGGCTTCCTTCCCCCGCCTCATGCGTGTAGGAGATGTGATCTAGCCTATCAAATACAATCTGCCATGACACAGTGCagatataaatattaaaagagGCACATGGGCTTTCACTTGTTGCCTCACTTATGctaatgtgcacacacacacacacacacacacacacactcacgcacacacccaTCACGCTGATAAGAATCTGAAGGCACGGGAGCCAAGTGTCAGGTGTTATTCCTTGTACTCCAGAAACTGCTGCAATCTTTTCCGGTGCTCTGCAGTCAACTTAACAGCgctgagaatgaaaaaaaaaaaaaaaacaaacatgaaaaatgtgtatactctgcatgtgtttttattagtcGAAGAAAGTCAATTTTAAAGACAAGGACTTACTTTAAGTGCTCTCCAAAAGTAGTCGTTATCCTGTAGATGGCAGTCTTGAGAGTGGCCCTGAGGGCAAAGCGCAGTGTTTTGTGGGTACAGTCTCCCATGCTGCTGGCTGACCTGACAGGCTTACTGGAGGCGTGAGGCAGCTTGAAGTGGCGATCTACTGCCTGTAGACAAGGAGGACAGGACACGACTGCCGTCAGTGAGCGCTCAGTGCAGTCACGGTGCTTTACCTACATCCACGCTGCAGTGTGTGGAATGATGTCCCGCTCatgtgtgcttgtctgtctTTAAGTGAGACGCCTGtacaatttcctgtttgtctaCTTCTTGTCTGCAAAAACAATTCAGAACTCAAATTTCAACAACAACTGAATGCtgtacagacacagagaaattCTTGTCTGACTCATCCGTCTGAATTTGTTCTTGTACCAAACAATGAAATTTCATTCCAGTACAACATGAGATTTAATTTGATAAACACGGCTATTCACCATATAGATATAAGAAAGATGTTTTTGCACAATTTAGATGAGCTTTTAGCTTTTTCAAATCTTAGCGAGCACAAAGTCGTGCAcgctttctgtttgttttcaaggCACAAAGTTCAGTGCAAGACTTGTACTTAACCACAGAGTCTTACACAAAGCCAAGTCACACATTAAATCATTGTTGTCGCGCCAATATGTCCCCTCAGGCCAGAGTAGCTGCAGTAAACCACGGCGGCTTACCTCCTGTAAGACCAGCATGCAACTGAGGATGCTGGGTAACGTAGTCTGTACAACCCCAAACTGGTCTTCTGAGAAGGAGGCTTGTACAAGGTAAGACAGCCCTGGAGGAGAACATTAGAGGACAGTGATGTAGATGTTGTATCAACAGGTCTCATCCAtatcaaatgaaattaaagtcCACCTACCTTCTAAAGCCCAGATGTGAGCCTGGCTGTCTGCAAACAGAGCTTGACTGGAGGCTTCTGGGAGCTGTTAGAGACAATGTTAACTAGTACGAGTTCTCTGCTGAACAGAAAGGATCACGTGTAGTAGGGAGTTGTTGGGTGGACACATTTTAGTGAGACTACACTACAACATGCATGGGTGATCAAGGGAAGGTACATAAACCGGAGAAAGCAAAGCAGTCTAACCAAACTAGATTCTACAAATATGAAATAGTGCAACGCAAGGACAATATTTGGCTGTGAAACTTATCAGCACGTCATACTTTTGATATGATCGCAAGGACAGGATTTCTCAGCATTTGATTAGTACAAATAACACTCAAGGACTGAAGTGTGTTACACAACTCCTTGATTCAAGCGTTTTAAGTAATTAGTAAGACTGATTGTAACAGCTAGACGGATGGAAAAGAGCTACATTAATAATGTCAACACGCTTAAGCCCAAAACCAGGAGCTAAATTAGTGATGCCTGCAGGGGGAGGGTGTTAGATTTGGTAAAACCAACTACTGCGAGTTGAGAGCATGCAGGGAGCCCCTAAAGAAGATAGCATGCGCATGCTACACATCCTTACCTTGTTAAACAAATACATTATCAGCACCCGCTTTGCCAAGAAATTTTTAACCTGAATGGGACAGGCAAGTGTAAAGttgttttgctttcaaaacTACAAACGAAAATGTGACACAAATGAAGGAATAATGGcttttcacacttcacacttAACCCTTGGCTAGGATCCCCGCAGCAACATCAAATCTAGGATATAAACCAGAAGTAATCACCAGTGAAACAGATCAGTACCCAGGCTACAACTAGCCTTTGTTAAAAACTTGATGCTAATTTCACTGTGTGAAAGAATGCACGGTGCAGAGATGACAGTCAgatttttggtttttgaaagtaaaaaaaaaaaaaaaacccacacgaGACAGACACCTCTCTATGACTACTATTAATAAATGTTAAGTATGAAAAGCCATTTTTTAATGCTGCATAAACATAATAATGGCTAAACTGTAAGTTTGTATTATTAACACGTCTGAGGTACCTGCTCTTTTCTGTTCTGGAGGAACTGAGCCAGGAGACTTGGTTTGGTTTCCTGCTTGGGACTGGGAGCTGAGGAAGGGGATTGCTGGGGGCTGCCATTGACCTGTGAAtctgcacagagacagaagctAAATCACAAATGGGAATCGGCGAGAAAGATGGATTCACAGATGTCATTCGTCTATCTACTGCTAAGCTCATGTAACAATTCCCTGACCCAATGACCCCAAATCCTCTAGGAATACCTGAAGTTAGTTCATTAGTTTGGCCATTcaaggtggaaaaaaaatacacaaataaaaacatgaaaattacaCTTACACTTAGTTACATTAGTTTCAGAGCTATGAAGAACAGATCAAATGAGGTGAACTTGGAAACTTACTGGCCAAAAAACTTTTGCCATCATCTAAAGGAAGCGACATGTTCATCATCACCTTGTATAGATACATtatttggtcattttgtgtgaaaatggCTTGTAGTAACAAATGCTGCTATTCATTTCTGTCAACTCCATTTGGCTAAAATTGGAGcttaaagtgtgtgtctgtatgatcTGAGTGACCTGATACCTTCCATTCCCCTTCTCTCACCTGTGGAGGTGGACCAGAGTTTTGGGGCTCTCCTCATGACGTGTGGGCTCTGAACTGTGCCGAACCACGGCGAGCATTGTTCCACAGGAGCAGTAAGACGCCGCAGGGCGGGAGAAGCAAAAGGGCTGTCTAGGTCTGGAGTGAAGGGTGCCGTCAGAGGGCTCTGTGGGGTCCCAACGATGGAGCGTGCGAAGACCGAAGCTGGGGTCTTCATCAGTAAAGTGGGCCTCGGGGGGCTCATCAGATCTTCTGTACCCAAGGTTacttttaagaaaagaaaaaaagtgatacAGATGGGGTAAAGGGGATTGGCCATAAAACGATGAATGAATTTTTATTATGTCTTATAGTAACATACCTGTTGTCTCAGATGAAGTCTTCCTTTCACTCCCACTGGACAGGGATTTGGCCCTGCCATTGGTTGCTACGCTGTCGTGATAGGCTACAAGCCTCTGTGTCAGATCAGTCAGAAGAGACATACACTCCTTACTGATGGCGTTCCAGTTATGAGGATGGCCGCCTGGGAAAAAcaagaatgaaaatatgaatacatttagCTTCTGTTGTAAGGTACTGTAAGTACGCTCTGAATATTTGAAGTGTgtcaagatttatttttaaacgATAAAAACCAGACGCAGTTCAACCAACGACCTCTTTTCTGTGCAGACAACTTAACAGACCTGGGTGACTCAGACTGAAGACCTCACTGCGTCGTGATGGGGAGTGTTGAGACAGCAGAGCCAAGTCCTGCAGAGCTAGAAACTACAAACACCAACATTTTATGATCAGTACAGGCACAAAAAATACAGGAAACGTGAGTTAAATTATGCATTTCATCTACCTTCAGTATCATTGGCTGCTTGTCAGTCAGAACTTTAGAAAGACACTGGTGGGAATCCTCAGTAAAAGATGATTGCACTGGAAAACTGTACACCTGCAGAAAACAGCATATCAGATAACATATTCAAGTCAAGCTCAAATGTTACTTTCGATTATCACTTGAGATGAATCCTTGGATGTTAACCATGACTACTGGAATATTATGGTCCTCCTCAGATAACTtgaacagtgaaaaaaaattacaacatTGCCCCCTAGTGTCTCTAAATAATTAAAGCAGGAGAGTGAAGAAACACAACACTCAACTTGTAAGCAAATCACAGCTACAAACTGgcaatttgatttgattatcaGAACTGGGCCGAGTGTGGCCACTACAGTCAGCTGGCAGTTTGATAATTGGCCAAGTGGTCACTGAGTGGTCAAAAATGCTGATCAGAAAGAAAACCCaaagaaaaaatgttgaaaCTGAAGTAGCACAGAGAGACCTTTGGTTTTGCACAGTTAGGGATCGTGTACATTGTTGATAGTCATACCTCAGTGACAAAGATCctgaagagcagcagtgtgatGTACCatgtgaagaggaggaagctggcACTGATCCACAGGTGGTAGAGCAGGGAGAGGTCCAGCAGTCCAGCTATGCTGTCGAGAGGGTGGACAGAGCTGGAGGTggagatcacacacaaatacattactgcattgctttgttttaatgctGTCCTGGAAGCAGCGGAGACAAAGTATGactgttactgtaaataaaagagTCCCTGCTGACCTGTTCAAGTGAAGATTCAGTGTTTTACAAATCCATGCTTTTGGAACGTATCCTGTTAACACAAAATTGAAATCGCTTGTCTGTCACTTCAAATAATTTAGTGCGGAAAAGgacaacagcaaaataaaaacagagctcAGGTGCAATAATTGAACACTAAACAGACGAGCGCCTACTGTCTTTTTATTCCAAGCTCCGTGTTTCTAAACTTTCATCTATAAACCGAGGTCACTTACccaaaaagaaatacacaacaATGTAGTTCCTGACAGAGTAAAGTGCTTGAGTGGCGCTGCACGTCACCACCAAATGTATGGATCCCTTGAAGCGAAGGTATTTGTATTGCTGGGGAAAATGAATAACAATGGGTGAACACAATGCTAACCAGAAACTGCCTTTTATAAAGGATACTGCTAGTTATTTTGTTGTTCTAACctctgtgtgagactgtgtAGTTGGCCATATCAGGGCTTAAGAACCCTGTATTTGTACATGTTGACTGGCAGAAATGTAAATCAGATCTGAACAGagttgtaaatgtaaatgaaggCCGATTATAAATGGCTACAAAAGGCACAGTCTTTGTATTTGTGACTAAAACATTCAGGCAAAGACAGATcttaaatattaagtctttgcatcatcatcagtcagatAAATGAGTGAACTCATATCACATACCTGAACAGTGTGGAAGGAGACATAGTTCATGTTGTAGATCACACCCAGCAGACTGTAAGATAAACCAGCAAAGGCTCCAGCCAGCAGAAGGATGAGGTGATACTCATTCAGGCACATCTCAGGGGAACTGTCGGAGCTGAAATTCAAATTCAGACGattaaactgctgctgaagCACGTTAAGCTCAATGGGATAGttgtgtgtgggtttttgcTTACCCATCACCCTGTGTGCAGGGGTAGCCCAGTGTCTCATATCTGCCCCCGATGATGATGGCACAACACCAAGCCACGATTATTCCCATGATACAGTGGACCAGGGAGTTGAAAAACTGACGGGGGTGGAGCAGCTGACCCAACAGGGCAATTTTTGAGCATGCAATAGTTGGTAtgactgaagaaaaacagagaaacaataGAGTTACGACCGCAAACTAACATGTGcttgcttttatgtttttaaatatcaatTGTCATAACTCACAAAAGCCATTTGTACTGAATAAACTGATGCACTAGTACAAAGTGTCAAATGATTTAGACCTATGCAAATTATTTCATATGCAGATACTTCACTTCCTTTTCCAGTTAGCTGTCCGTTCTGGTTAATTCACCTGATATAGCAAACTGATTTGACTTGTGTAGATAAACCCTGAACTGATGAGCTAATACAATGTGTCTTTGTTCTGCTAAAATGAAAGACCACTAAACCAgtaatttgaggtgtctgtcaTTTAGGAATCCAGATTCATTCAaagtttaaacaaaaacaaccttgaagaaacacttttttttttgtatcgtCCTGCCACTCACCTGTATAATACTCCAGGTTCAGGAACCCAACCATGAGGATCACTCCACACAGCAGGATTAAGGAGAAGATGGCTGTTGCACTCATTAAGAGGGACAGGCATTCTGCACGGAAAAAGCAGTCTACAGTAAACTTCACTTTACTTCAGCCTGCTTTTAAGTCAAATCTCACAACAAACATGGTAACTGACCTGATATTGTCTGGATGGGGTGGAGGAGACTGAACCTGCTGAGGAGGGCAAAGACTCCTGTGATGGGTGGCAACAACAGGACAGCCCAAGCAATGCTGGCCACAGCTCTCCAGCAGATGACCTGAGCAGAGCAGTGAGTCATTACTATACACATAATGAATACACCATCCACCGTGATAtttaaaactgacaaaatattCCACTTTGCTGTTAAAGGTCATTTTTACTCCTCTGTTCTATGGTATTAATATCATgatatttgaattaaaatacCCTGTTGctcaaagatttaaaaaaaaaaaagatccagatTTGATGTAATATTTAACTAGTGATTCCTGTTACATTACATTGGGAATTTAAGTTCAACAAAATCTCTtttagcaaaacaaaaaagaaaataattatttacagCATTATTGCTCTGCTACTTATGATACTTATTCATTATACTTTTTTCAGTGTTCACATACGTCCAGATCTGCTTGTACATTCATGGTGAAGATGTACTTCAACATCTTCTTCAGagattaattatttattcacttgCTGGACCTTAGTAATTGTGGACTGATAGACGACGcaccttttctgctttgttttttttttctttaaatctcgaggtgatatgatatgatatcgAGGTTTAGCAGAAAAACTAACCAACTCTATCCTGATGTATCTTCTTATTGTATGACTTTATTTTGTCTCTAAAAAACAGCATAGCTCTTGATAAACCTCtttcgtttttgtttttgttttttaacattgaCGTTACTTGCTCCATGCTCATATTTTGCGCCAAGCTTATTCAACTTAGCCACTTTCTTTCCTTGTGtggcttgtttttgtgtttttctgtcacttagTTAAAGCTGAAGTTTTAGCTAGTAAGCTAGCATAAACAGGCAAGCTACTTGAAGTTAGCACGCTAGCACACGcgaaacattttctctttcatcaaTGAAGAAATGAGTTTAAAGACTCACCTTGCGGACGAACCAACAACTTTTCTCTGAAGAAATCATGTTGTTTGGATAGATGGAGAGCCACACGGCGATAATAATCACTTAGGCTCTCCCGCTGTCAAACTATTTTTCCATCAGTTTCCCATATCGCGCCACATGCATTCAAAGGACCTCTGAAGGACCCCGACTAAAGCTGTCCGTATTCCTGCCTGCTGCCAGTATCACCGCCACATGAATTAACTTTAAGGAGCTTGTTCAACATAAACAGATACATAAATTCGGACTTTCCGGCCAATGCAAGCTTTGTTAAACGGAGTGAGCTCACAAACAATAGAAAgtaaatgctctgtgtgtgaaatgttgatTTAAACAGATATATAAAGTTACAAATGTATAACACAaatactaaaactaaaaacattaacaattaTATTACACAATACACCAAGACAAGCCATGAATCAGCTTTTCATTGTTTAAATTGTATCTCTTTACtaatttgtttgttatttaCAGGTACATTAAACTGTGGTCCAATAAAGAATTGCTCTTAGTCGCCATTAGTCAATGAGTCAAGTCAGTTCTGAATTCCTTTAGTTTCATCATGCATGAAAGCTTTCTTGTCATTGTGAAAGCCATTTCCATAATTTGGGAAACTGTGTTTATCCAAAATAGTCTTTTTGTCATGATCACGAGAGAAAGGCTTAGTCTCAAAGGCATTGACGGGGAGCTTTTGAGATGAACAGATGGACATCTCTGTTTGAACTGCTTTGTGGATGACTGGTTTCTGTCCAGGTTTCTGGGTGATTGCAGGGAGGGCGAGCTGCTCCCTCTGGCCCTTCTTGTCTTCCCACAACTTCAGCAGGCGCCGTTGATTATTTGTCATGTCCTTGAGATTTTGCTGCAGTGACTGCACTTGATCCTCCAAAAGTGTTTTAGAGGTGACCGTATTTGCCAACTCTGATGTCAGATCATCAATGGTCAGACTCAGTTTTCCAGCCTTCTCCACCAGGGAACTGCATTCACGGTCCTTTTCGTGCAAGTCATTGATTATGTCCTTTGTGGTCTTTCCATTGAACTTAGGGCTGCATTCCAGTCCAATCTCAGTACGAAGAGTCTTCACTTGTTTCCTCAGCTCCTTGTTGTCCATGGTCAAGGTcttcagtttctgtttcagagcCTCAGTTGAACGCATCCTGGACTCATACTGTCTGAGTTTCTCTCTGAGGCTGCTTTCCCTGTGCATGGCATCATCTCTTTCCTTTCTGCATTTCTCCAAAAGTTTCAGTGTCTCAAATTTGGACACTTTTTCACCTTTCCCAGTTGTGCTGGCCATCCTATAGTGAGGTTTCCAAATCACaatgttaaaacaaaatacattaaaaaggcattttcttctagaaaaaaaaaatgttattactCACAAGCTATTTGAATAGTCCTTGGGCATTGTGTTGGTAAATCCACTTCACAAGCACGAGCAGCTACTTTCATGCCTGAGACTGAGGCAGGTGACATTCCTCTAACAGGGTTATCTGTTTGACAGGCAGCTCCTGTGTAACTCAAAGCTGGGGCTAGAATGACCATTAATTAGGGCGCCACCATCCCATTGACACCGTTTCAAgtgacaattttttttctttctattttgtTAATTAATCTAAAAACTCTGCCCTTGTTAATCAGTGGGGATATTAAACAGACTTGGCCAGAGGTAGCCTGCATGTTAGGTGCTGACCACACACTGTGCTGGTAGAAAGAGGCTTTACATAGATAAGTAACATTTTCCACTGCAGGTGATCGGTGCATCCAAACAGTGACACACTAGATTCTATCAGTTTGCTCAACCACACGACAGTTTAGATGGATGAGTT
Protein-coding sequences here:
- the LOC139214206 gene encoding optineurin is translated as MASTTGKGEKVSKFETLKLLEKCRKERDDAMHRESSLREKLRQYESRMRSTEALKQKLKTLTMDNKELRKQVKTLRTEIGLECSPKFNGKTTKDIINDLHEKDRECSSLVEKAGKLSLTIDDLTSELANTVTSKTLLEDQVQSLQQNLKDMTNNQRRLLKLWEDKKGQREQLALPAITQKPGQKPVIHKAVQTEMSICSSQKLPVNAFETKPFSRDHDKKTILDKHSFPNYGNGFHNDKKAFMHDETKGIQN
- the ndc1 gene encoding nucleoporin NDC1 isoform X2, translated to MISSEKSCWFVRKVICWRAVASIAWAVLLLPPITGVFALLSRFSLLHPIQTISECLSLLMSATAIFSLILLCGVILMVGFLNLEYYTVIPTIACSKIALLGQLLHPRQFFNSLVHCIMGIIVAWCCAIIIGGRYETLGYPCTQGDGSDSSPEMCLNEYHLILLLAGAFAGLSYSLLGVIYNMNYVSFHTVQQYKYLRFKGSIHLVVTCSATQALYSVRNYIVVYFFLGYVPKAWICKTLNLHLNSSVHPLDSIAGLLDLSLLYHLWISASFLLFTWYITLLLFRIFVTEVYSFPVQSSFTEDSHQCLSKVLTDKQPMILKFLALQDLALLSQHSPSRRSEVFSLSHPGGHPHNWNAISKECMSLLTDLTQRLVAYHDSVATNGRAKSLSSGSERKTSSETTVTLGTEDLMSPPRPTLLMKTPASVFARSIVGTPQSPLTAPFTPDLDSPFASPALRRLTAPVEQCSPWFGTVQSPHVMRRAPKLWSTSTDSQVNGSPQQSPSSAPSPKQETKPSLLAQFLQNRKEQLPEASSQALFADSQAHIWALEGLSYLVQASFSEDQFGVVQTTLPSILSCMLVLQEAVDRHFKLPHASSKPVRSASSMGDCTHKTLRFALRATLKTAIYRITTTFGEHLNAVKLTAEHRKRLQQFLEYKE
- the ndc1 gene encoding nucleoporin NDC1 isoform X1: MISSEKSCWFVRKVICWRAVASIAWAVLLLPPITGVFALLSRFSLLHPIQTISECLSLLMSATAIFSLILLCGVILMVGFLNLEYYTVIPTIACSKIALLGQLLHPRQFFNSLVHCIMGIIVAWCCAIIIGGRYETLGYPCTQGDGSDSSPEMCLNEYHLILLLAGAFAGLSYSLLGVIYNMNYVSFHTVQQYKYLRFKGSIHLVVTCSATQALYSVRNYIVVYFFLGYVPKAWICKTLNLHLNSSVHPLDSIAGLLDLSLLYHLWISASFLLFTWYITLLLFRIFVTEVYSFPVQSSFTEDSHQCLSKVLTDKQPMILKFLALQDLALLSQHSPSRRSEVFSLSHPGGHPHNWNAISKECMSLLTDLTQRLVAYHDSVATNGRAKSLSSGSERKTSSETTVTLGTEDLMSPPRPTLLMKTPASVFARSIVGTPQSPLTAPFTPDLDSPFASPALRRLTAPVEQCSPWFGTVQSPHVMRRAPKLWSTSTDSQVNGSPQQSPSSAPSPKQETKPSLLAQFLQNRKEQVKNFLAKRVLIMYLFNKLPEASSQALFADSQAHIWALEGLSYLVQASFSEDQFGVVQTTLPSILSCMLVLQEAVDRHFKLPHASSKPVRSASSMGDCTHKTLRFALRATLKTAIYRITTTFGEHLNAVKLTAEHRKRLQQFLEYKE